AATAGGCCAAGCGTTGCATCTCCAAACTTAGGTCGGTACTGGTTACATGAACATCCTCTGGTACAGTGACCTTAATCGGTGCGAAGTTGAGGATCGCCTTGATCCCTGCGGCAACCAGCAGATCTGCTACTGCTTGGGCACTTGGGGCAGGTACGGTGATTAACCCCATCCGAATATCATGTCTGCGAACCCTCTCTGGTATTTTGTCCAAGGAATCGATAACAATACCATCTACATTGGCCCCGATTTTGTTGGGATCATTGTCGAATAGGGCAACAACATGCAAATTGAAATGATCCTCATCGTTGTAACGTCGGTGAACATAACGGGTTAAAGCAAGGCCTAAGCTACCAACCCCTACCAAGGCAACGGCAACCTCACGATCCAAGTTTAGGATCACTTGCAGCCGATTCCGGAGA
The Limnochordia bacterium genome window above contains:
- a CDS encoding redox-sensing transcriptional repressor Rex; this translates as MRMKKISDAVVRRLPLYMRVLDEYSKTVDTPLISSQELGDRAGVSPSLVRKDLAWFGEFGKQGVGYDVEFLRNRLQVILNLDREVAVALVGVGSLGLALTRYVHRRYNDEDHFNLHVVALFDNDPNKIGANVDGIVIDSLDKIPERVRRHDIRMGLITVPAPSAQAVADLLVAAGIKAILNFAPIKVTVPEDVHVTSTDLSLEMQRLAYYSSQ